In Aspergillus flavus chromosome 3, complete sequence, one genomic interval encodes:
- a CDS encoding ELO family, producing MSVHFGFPPSTLFMLDQAQTKPTIPTRQLAKFGISPAIYGITLHPEFSLIATFLYTTVVLLLNGINRRRHGKPWAINHSRWFRHAVIVHDVLLALYSAWMFFKVVRTFRNAWPKRHDAFYTVLVADLFCRGGQILPHQETIQDFVFVGWASYMSKFYEVLDTVIILAKGRQASLLQIYHHAGVILVAWASIRFEYPPALMLFSLNAGVHALMDTDQKLQYTYFALVAIHVAVPRSAKAAITSIQIVQFFIALIVCPSYLFVYYDVPADYTRCNDYRKMGDSLDAPASRDAGLNGQSYCNTRTVSCMNKASHTSVTWLEILFILSLAWMFLQFFRSTYLQAGKKKAL from the exons ATGTCTGTACACTTTGGTTTTCCGCCATCAACACTCTTCATGCTTGATCAGGCTCAAACAAAGCCGACTATTCCAACTCGCCAATTGGCAAAGTTCGGCATATCACCTGCAATTTACGGCATCACCTTGCACCCAGAGTTCTCCCTCATTGCTACTTTTCTGTATACAACTGTTGTCCTACTTCTGAATGGCATAAACAGAAGGAGACACGGAAAACCATGGGCGATAAACCATTCCAGGTGGTTCCGACATGCGGTTATCGTACATGATGTCCTTCTAGCTCTTTATTCAGCCTGGATGTTTTTCAAGGTTGTTCGGACATTCAGAAACGCATGGCCCAAAAGGCATGATGCATTCTACACAGTTCTGGTAGCAGACCTCTTCTGTCGAGGTGGGCAGATTCTACCTCATCAGGAAACAATTCAGGATTTCGTTTTTGTGGGCTGGGCATCTTACATGTCAAAGTTTTACGAGGTTCTCGATACTGTTATCATTCTTGCAAAAGGACGACAGGCTTCGCTACTCCAAATTTACCACCATGCAGGTGTAATTCTCGTCGCATGGGCGTCAATTCGATTTGAATACCCGCCTGCATTAATGCTTTTTTCCCTTAATGCTGGTGTCCATGCTCTTATG GATACTGACCAAAAGTTGCAGTATACCTATTTCGCATTGGTGGCCATTCATGTGGCAGTGCCTCGATCAGCTAAGGCAGCAATAACCTCTATCCAAATCGTGCAGTTTTTCATTGCCCTTATTGTGTGCCCAAGCTACCTCTTTGTCTATTATGATGTTCCTGCGGACTACACTCGTTGCAATGATTACAGGAAAATGGGAGATTCTTTAGACGCACCGGCATCTAGAGATGCTGGACTTAACGGACAGTCCTATTGCAACACACGAACAGTCAGTTGTATGAACAAGGCAAGCCATACCTCTGTGACATGGCTTGAGATTCtgttcattctttctttggcaTGGATGTTTCTACAGTTTTTTCGGTCTACTTATCTTCAagctggaaagaaaaaggctcTTTAG
- a CDS encoding putative MFS multidrug transporter, whose amino-acid sequence MSDGDKPSTLDEHLKLQAKPEDELSESLAVPEKHEPGWLEGVPLVMAVSGTTLVVFLMLLDISIVSTAIPQITNQFHSLDDVAWYGSAYTIASASLQPLTGKFYNYFQLKWTFLSFFAFFEIGSLICGVANSSKMLIIGRAVAGMGSSGMLNGAMNILAAAVPMHKRPTLMGIIMGIAQLGLVSGPLIGGAFTTSSTWRWCFYINLPIGALVGALLIFARIPEQKPKEKASQVVRSMLLYKFDWIGFVLFAPACIQLLLALQYGGNQYPWDSVTVIGLFCGTIATLLVFIAWERHMGRDAMIPGYLLRDRIVVCCCMFSMMVFGMTMILSYYLPIYFQSVRGKSALVSGVNLLPNILCQLVMAVISGVLTGKLGYYLPWGVFGAMLNSIGSGLLSNLTPDTSVPDWAGYQSLVGFGRGAATPVRNQPMVAIQNQVTADEVSTALALMTCSQTLGGAIFLAVGQVIFAQALRVKIPQHAPAVDPETVIGAGATGFRDVVSFQDLPGVLTAYAKSVDRVFYLGVGLSVAQFVFAWGVGLKNVKKDKGKVGGEVADDKP is encoded by the exons ATGAGCGACGGTGATAAACCATCCACCCTTGATGAGCATCTAAAGCTCCAAGCCAAACCGGAAGATGAGCTCAGTGAAAGCCTTGCAGTGCCCGAGAAACACGAGCCTGGATGGTTGGAAGGGGTACCTCTAGTCATGGCCGTGAGCGGGACTACGCTTGTCGTTTTTCTCATGTTGTTAGATATCTCGATTGTTTCAACA GCCATTCCCCAGATCACAAACCAGTTCCATTCCCTCGACGACGTGGCTTGGTATGGGAGTGCGTATACAATCGCGAG TGCCTCTCTTCAACCCCTCACGGGAAAATTTTACAACTATTTCCAATTGAAG TGGacattcctttccttcttcgcaTTTTTTGAAATCGGTTCATTAATTTGTGGAGTTGCCAATTCCTCAAAGATGTTGATCATCGGCCGTGCGGTAGCCGGAATGGGGTCCTCGGGGATGTTGAACGGAGCCATGAACattcttgctgctgctgttccGATGCATAAAAGGCCGACACTGATGGGAATCATCATGGGGA TCGCACAGCTCGGATTGGTTTCTGGACCGCTAATTGGCGGTGCTTTTACGACATCTTCGACATGGCGATGGT GCTTCTACATCAACCTCCCAATCGGCGCCCTAGTAGGTGCTCTTCTGATATTCGCCCGTATTCCGGAACAGAAGCCCAAGGAAAAAGCCAGTCAAGTAGTCCGGTCGATGCTTCTCTACAAATTCGACTGGATTGGCTTCGTCCTTTTCGCCCCAGCCTGCATCCAATTACTCCTTGCACTACAATACGGCGGAAACCAGTACCCCTGGGACAGTGTGACGGTAATTGGATTGTTCTGCGGTACAATTGCAACATTGCTAGTCTTCATCGCATGGGAGCGCCACATGGGCCGCGATGCAATGATTCCGGGATACCTACTCCGTGACCGGATTGTTGTATGCTGTTGTATGTTCTCCATGATGGTTTTCGGTATGACAATGATTCTGTCATATTATCTGCCCATCTACTTCCAGTCTGTTCGGGGGAAGTCGGCGTTAGTCAGCGGTGTCAATCTACTACCGAATATACTGTGCCAGTTAGTCATGGCCGTTATATCAGGGGTTCTTA CCGGGAAACTGGGCTACTATCTCCCATGGGGAGTCTTCGGGGCAATGCTAAACTCAATCGGCAGCGGCCTCCTATCAAACCTCACACCGGATACCTCAGTCCCTGACTGGGCTGGTTATCAATCCTTAGTAGGATTCGGCAGAGGCGCCGCAACCCCAGTA AGAAACCAGCCCATGGTCGCAATCCAAAACCAAGTAACAGCAGACGAAGTCTCAACCGCACTGGCTCTCATGACCTGTAGCCAAACTCTGGGTGGAGCAATCTTCCTAGCTGTTGGACAGGTCATCTTTGCCCAGGCACTGCGGGTGAAGATTCCGCAACATGCTCCTGCTGTGGATCCGGAAACAGTGATTGGCGCTGGTGCGACGGGGTTTCGGGATGTGGTGTCTTTCCAGGATTTGCCGGGTGTTTTGACGGCGTATGCGAAAAGTGTGGATCGAGTATTCTATTTAGGTGTTGGGTTGTCTGTTGCTCAGTTTGTCTTTGCCTGGGGGGTTGGGCTCAAGAATgtgaagaaggataaggGAAAGGTGGGCGGGGAGGTGGCCGATGATAAGCCTTGA
- a CDS encoding putative monocarboxylate permease, whose product MANNDIETAVNREKKSNPQSINASVSDTSGVLPPPDGGLHAWAQVVSGHFVVALTWGYAASFGVFQNHYETTLPQTPSDISWIGGVQVFCIYFISTLSGRATDAGMARLVVGVGAVLLLLGTFMTSLATKYWQIFLAQGICTGIGQGLMWLPSITLISTYFVRLRVFAVTAAATGTSTGGMIFPAMIQHLTPKIGFPWAIRCMGFVVLFMVIVTLALLRPRLPPRKSGPLVEWSAFKEPAYMLFTFGVFLLYWTLYFAFFYIQVYATEELGLSEEAGVNLIIVTNALRIPIRPAFGYLADRHIGPLNCLIPWVALCGILMFCWAAVHTVAELYVFAVFYGLASAAAMALFAGTVPSLTKDLDKIGTRVGMALSIMSVGPLTGPSVAGALIARTGGGYLASQMWAGATLIVAALALVGARFIISGPHLQAKL is encoded by the exons ATGGCAAATAATGACATCGAAACAGCTGTGAATCgcgagaagaaaagcaacccACAATCGATAAATGCTTCTGTCAGCGATACCTCAGGCGTACTACCGCCTCCCGACGGTGGACTTCACGCCTGGGCTCAGGTTGTCTCCGGTCACTTCGTCGTAGCCCTGACTTGGGGCTATGCCGCCAGTTTCGGGGTCTTTCAAAACCACTATGAAACGACACTACCGCAGACCCCTTCCGATATATCATGGATCGGCGGTGTCCAGGTTTTCTGTATTTATTTCATCTCGACGTTATCTGGTCGCGCAACAGATGCTGGAATGGCAAGACTCGTGGTAGGAGTAGGCGCGGTCCTACTGCTTCTCGGCACCTTCATGACTAGTCTGGCTACGAAATACTGGCAGATCTTTCTGGCGCAAGGGATCTGCACTGGTATTGGTCAGGGTCTCATGTGGTTGCCCAGTATTACATTGATCTCGACGTACTTTGTGCGCCTGCGTGTCTTTGCTGTTACGGCCGCTGCCACGGGAACAAGTACGGGGGGCATGATCTTTCCGGCAATGATTCAGCATCTAACCCCAAAGATCG GGTTCCCATGGGCTATCCGGTGCATGGGATTTGTTGTCCTCTTCATGGTAATAGTTACCCTAGCGCTTCTACGTCCTCGCCTGCCACCGCGGAAGTCAGGACCACTGGTCGAATGGAGCGCTTTTAAGGAGCCTGCCTATATGCTCTTTACCTTTGGGGTCTTTCTGTTATACTGGACCCTAtattttgccttcttctaT ATACAAGTGTACGCCACCGAGGAGCTCGGACTCTCTGAAGAAGCCGGTGTCAATTTAATCATTGTCACCAATGCCCTTCGAATTCCCATCCGTCCTGCCTTCGGCTATCTGGCCGATCGCCATATCGGTCCGCTCAATTGTCTAATTCCTTGGGTAGCCCTGTGTGGCATTCTGATGTTTTGCTGGGCCGCCGTCCATACTGTAGCCGAGCTATATGTCTTTGCAGTATTCTATGGGCTGGCATCAGCGGCAGCTATGGCCTTATTCGCCGGCACTGTCCCTTCGCTGACAAAAGACCTCGACAAAATCGGCACTCGAGTCGGCATGGCGCTATCAATCATGAGCGTCGGGCCATTGACCGGCCCATCCGTGGCGGGGGCGTTGATAGCGCGCACAGGGGGCGGCTATCTGGCGTCGCAGATGTGGGCAGGGGCAACCTTGATCGTGGCAGCTTTGGCCCTTGTGGGGGCACGATTCATAATATCAGGACCACATCTCCAAGCTAAACTTTGA
- a CDS encoding uncharacterized protein (expressed protein): protein MTWNQFLMETLNIILGRLAKTTSIQNGNTGVLGQEVYVVGFYGRFIHVVCGLFPADTIVRVHSQGCSKDEAFELRFTRGYDLYSKKDWLEATRVLTRLYRYFLSGNAKAGAIQAYLQRAANTKNNGP, encoded by the coding sequence ATGACTTGGAATCAATTTCTTATGGAAACCCTAAACATAATACTAGGACGGCTTGCTAAAACCACCTCCATACAAAATGGTAATACAGGAGTTTTGGGCCAGGAAGTTTACGTGGTGGGATTCTATGGGCGCTTTATTCATGTTGTCTGTGGGCTTTTCCCGGCCGATACAATCGTTAGGGTGCATTCACAGGGATGTTCCAAGGATGAGGCGTTTGAGTTAAGATTCACTCGAGGCTACGACTTGTACTCAAAGAAAGATTGGCTAGAAGCTACACGTGTTCTGACACGGCTTTACAGATACTTCCTAAGTGGGAATGCAAAGGCTGGTGCTATACAGGCCTACCTACAAAGGGCCgcaaatactaaaaataatgGACCTTAA